A stretch of DNA from Thioalkalivibrio sp. XN279:
GAGCTGGCCTCGCGCGACCACGTGCGCAAGCTCCTGCCGCTGGTGGAAAAAGTGCTGGCGGAGGCGGGCCTCGCCCCGGCGCAGATCGACGGCGTCGCCTACACCACGGGCCCCGGGCTGATCGGCGCGCTGCTGGTGGGCGCCTGCGCCGGGCGCAGCCTGGCGTGGGCCTGGGGCGTGCCGGCGGTGGGCGTGCACCACATGGAGGGGCACCTGCTGGCGCCCATGCTGGAGTCGCCGGCACCGGAGTTTCCCTTTATCGCGCTGCTGGTCTCCGGCGGCCACAGCATGCTGGTGGAAGTGCGCGGCCTGGGCGAGTACCGCGTGCTGGGCGAGACCCTGGACGATGCCGCGGGGGAGGCCTTTGACAAGACCGCCAAGGTGCTGGGCCTGGGCTACCCGGGCGGCCCGGCGCTGGCGCAGCTGGCGAGCAGTGGCGGGCCCGGCCGCGTCAGCCTGCCGCGGCCGATGCTGAAACGGCCCGGGCTGGACTTCAGTTTCAGCGGCCTGAAGACCGCCGTGATCACCGGAATCCGCGACCTGGAGCTGGACGAAAGGGCGAGGGCGGACGTGGCCTGGGAGTTCCAGGAAGCCATCGTCGAGGTGCTGGTGGGCAAGAGCCTGCGCGCCGTGCAGCAGACCGGCATCCGGCGCCTGGTGATCGCCGGCGGCGTGGGCGCCAACCGGCGGCTGCGCGAGCGCCTCGCGGCGGATGCCGCGGCGGCCGGCGCCGAGGTGTTCTATCCGCGGCTGGAGTTCTGCACCGACAATGGCGCCATGATCGCCTACGCGGGTATGCTGCGTCTCAAGGCCGGCGAGACCGCGTCATCCTCCATCGAGGCGCGAGCCCGGTGGGATCTTGAAACCCTGCGCCCGCCGGGCGCCAGCGTCTAGAGGACCTGGGTGGACACTATTTTCCTCAACGACCTCCGGGTCGAGACCGTCATCGGGATCTACGACTGGGAACGGCGCATCCGCCAGACCGTCAGCATCAACCTCGAGATCGCCGCCGACATCCGCCGCGCCGCGGCCTCGGACAGCATCGAGGACACGCTGAACTACAAGGCCGTGGCCAAGCGCCTGATCGAGTTCGTCGAGGGCTCCAGCTTCCAGCTGGTGGAGACCCTGGCGGAACGCATCGCCGGCATCGTGGTCACAGAGTTTGACGTCAGTCGCGTCAAGGTGACCCTCAACAAGCCCGGGGCGATCCGCGGCGCGCGCGACGTCGGCGTGTGCATCGAGCGGACCACGGCGGATTTCCATGCCTGAAGTCTTCGTCGGCGCCGGCAGCAACATCGAGCCCCGCAAGCACCTGGGGGCGGGACTGCGGGCCCTGGCGGAGCATTTCGGCCTGCTGCGCCTGTCGCCGGTGTACCGCAACAGCGCGGTCGGCTTCGAGGGCGAGGATTTCCTCAACCTGGTGATTTCCTTCGAGACCGAGGCGCCGGTGGGCGCGGTGGCGGCGGTGCTGGCGCGCATCGAGGCGGACAACGGCCGCCAGCGCGGCGAGGCGAAGTTCGCCCCGCGCAGCCTGGACCTGGACCTGCTGCTGTACGGCGACGTCGCGGGCATGGTGGACGGGATCGAGCTGCCGCGCGACGAGATCACGCGTTACGCCTTCGTCCTCAAGCCGCTGGCGGACCTGGTGCCGGACCAGGCGCACCCGGTGCTCGGCCGCAGTTACGCCGAGCTGTGGGAAGAATTCGACGACACGCGCCACCCCCTCGAGCGGGTGGCCGGTGACTTTGCCGCGGAGGTGGCACTATGAACAGCGGTACGAGACATGCCAGGCGATTCAAGTCCGTGATGCTGATGCTGGCCAGCGGCGCGCTGGCCGCCTGCGGCAGCAGCTCCGATTCCAGCATCGTGGGCCCGCCGATCGGCGAATGCTCGGTGGCGGCTCAGAACCAGGCCATCTACGACACCATGCAGCAGTACTACCTCTGGTACGAGGAGCTGCCGAACGTCGACCCGACGTCCTTCTCCTCGCAGCAGGCCCTGCTCGATGCGCTGCGCTTCCAGCCGCTGGACCGCTTCAGCTACCTCACCACGGTGGCGGAGGAAGAAGCGCTGTTCGGTTCCAGCCAGTTCATCGGCGTCGGCTTCCGCTCCCAGGCCAGTGAGGATCTCACCGCGCAGGTGGTGCTGGACGTGTTCGAGGACGGCCCGGCCGACCTCGTCGGCCTGGTGCGCGGCAGCCGCATCCTCGCCGTGGACGGCGTGCCGATCGCGGAGATCCTCGCCAGCGGGACCTTCTCCGAGGCCCTCGGCCCGGCCGAGGTCGGCTACGAGTTCGAGCTGACCTTCGAGCAGCCCGGCGGCGCGGTGGTCACCGCGACCCTGAGCAAGGACGTGGTCACCATTCCGCCGGTGACCGCGGCGCGCGTGTTCCAGGTCAACGGCCAGAACACCGGCTACCTGGTGTTCCGCAATTTCGTCACCCCGGGCGTGGCGGCGCTGGACGAGGTGTTCGCGGAATTCCGCCTCGCGGGGGTGACGCAGCTGATCGTGGACCTGCGCTACAACGGCGGCGGCCTGGTCTCGGTGGTCGAGCACTTCGCCGACCTGCTGGCCAGCCGCATCGCGCCGAGCCAGCCGTTCGCCAGCTACCAGTACAACGACAAGAACACGGACCGCGACCGCACCTTCTTCCTCGACAGCACCGCTCCGCCGGAGGCGCTGCTGCTGGACAAGCTGGTGTTCATCACCACCGAGGCCACCGCCTCGGCGTCCGAGATGCTGGTCAACGGCATCCCGCCGTACCTGCCCACGTCGACGGCGGTGGTCGGCGCGCCGAGCTTCGGCAAGCCGGTGGGGCAGCTGGGGTTCACGATCTGCGAGAACGTGCTCCGCCCGGTGTCTTTCGCCGTGGTGAACGGCCTCGGCGTCGGCGACTATTTCGACGGCCTGCCGGTGGACTGCCCGGCCGCGGACGACACCGCGTTCGGTTTCGGCGAGGCCGGCGAGGAGTCGTTCGATGCGGCCGTGCACTGGCTGCAGTTCGGCTTCTGCCCGCAGACCACGATGCAGGCTGAGATGCTCATGGACCGGGTGCCGGATGCGGAAGGCCCGCAGCCGATGTGGCGCCTGAACGACGCCTACTGACCAGGAGCCCGGGCATCAGAAGCCCGGGCATCAGAAGCCCAGGTGGCGCCCGCCGTCGACGGCGATGACCTGGCCGTTGACGTAGGCGCCCGGGCCGGCGAGGTAGAGCACGCAGGCGGCGATATCCTGCGGCGTGCCCGTGCGCCGCAGGGGGATCCCCGCCAGCGTCGCCGTCTTCTCCGCCTCGCCCACCCCGGCCTCGGGCCACAGGATGGCGCCCGGCGCGACGCCGTTCACCCGCACCTCGGGGCCGAGTTCCAGCGCCAGGCTGTAGGTGAGCATTTCCAGCCCGGCCTTGGCGGCGCAATACACCGGGTGGCGCGCCATGGGCCGGCGCGCGTGCACGTCCACCAGGTTGACGATCAGCCCGCCGCGCTGGCGCAGCCAGGGCGCGGCGGCCTGGGCGAGAAACAGCGGCGCCTTCAGGTTGCTGCCCACCAGCTCGTCCCAGTGCTGCTCCGTGATCGTGCCCACGGGGGTGGGGTAGAAGCTGGAGGCGTTGTTCACCAGCACGTCGAGGCCGCCGAAGGCGTCCGCCACCTGCGCCACCAGGCGCGGCAGGGCGGGCGTGTCGAGCAGGTCGGCCTGCAGGGCGAGCGCGGAAGCGTCGCGGCGCGCGTTCAGCCGCGCCACCAGCGCCTCGGCCGCGGCGGCCGAACCGCGGTAGTGCACCGCGACGGCAGCGCCGGCCTCGTGCAGCGCCTCGGCCACGGCCGCGCCGATGCGTCGCGCGCCGCCGGTGACCAGCGCCACACGCCCGGCCAGGTCCTGGTCGCTGTCGCCCTGGTTGTGGGTGCCGTGGTTGTCGGCGTCTGTGCTCATGTAGCATTCCCCGTGCTTCGGCCGCCATGCAGGCGGCGCCATTGTGGCCAACTTTGCACCCAGTGTCCTCCAATCCCGCCGACTGGCCCGCGCCGGATGCTGACGCGCGGACGCGCAGCGCGGCGTTGCTGGCGACCCTGCGCGCGGAAACAGTTCGCGCCGGCGGCGCAATCAGCTTCAGGCGCTTCATGGAGGCGGCGTTGTACGCGCCCGGGCTGGGTTACTACAGCGGCGGCGCCGCCAAGCTCGGGCCGGCCGGCGACTTCGTCACCGCGCCTGAGCTCTCGCCGCTGTTCGGCCGCTGCGTGGCGCGCCAGGCCCGCGCGGTGCTGGAGGCCATCGGCGGCGGCGCGGTGCTGGAACTCGGCGGCGGCAGCGGTGCGCTGGCGGAGGCGGCGCTGGCCGAGGTCGGCGAGCTGCGCTGGCTGATGCTGGAGCCGAGTCCTGAGTTGCGCCAGCGCCAGCAGCAGCGCCTGGGCGACCGCGCCGAGTGGCTCGACACCCTGCCGCAGGATTTCCGCGGCGTGATCCTCGCCAACGAGGTCGCCGACGCGCTGCCGGTGGAGCGCTTCACGGTGCAGGCGGGCGAGGTGCACGCGCTCGGCGTGCGTTTCGACGCCGACGGCGTGCCGGCCTGGGCCCTGCTGCCTCCGGCGCCGGAGCTCGCGGCGGCCGTGCGCGCGCTCGAGACTGCGCGCGGCGCGCCTTTCCCCGACGGCTACGTGTCCGAGTTCAGCCCGCTGTTGCAGCCCTGGGTGTGCAGCCTGGCCGACAGCCTCGCCGCCGGCCTGCTGCTGGTGATCGACTACGGCCTGCCGCGCGCGGAGCTGTACGCGCCGGAGCGCAGCATGGGCACGCTGATGTGCCATTACCGTCATCGCGCCCACGACGACCCGTTCCTCTGGCCGGGGCTGCAGGACATCACCGCCTGGGTGGATTTCACCGCCATGACCGAGGCGGGCGTGGAACGGGGTCTGACCCTCGAAGGCTATACCACCCAGGCGGCGTTCCTCGCCGGCAACGGCCTCGAGGCCATGCTGCAGGAGGGCGGCAGCACAGCGGGTATCATGCAGGCCCAGCAGGCCCGCCGGCTGCTGCTGCCGGCGGAAATGGGCGAGCGCTTCCGCGTGCTCGGCCTGAGCCGGGCGCTGGCGCCGGCGCTGGACGGTTTCGGCCTGCTGGACCTGGCCAACCGCTTGTAGGAGCGAACGACGCATGGACCTGGTGCAGGCATTGGTGCTGGCGGTGGTGCAGGGCTTCACGGAATTCCTGCCGATCTCCAGCTCGGGCCACCTGGTGCTGGTGCCGGTGGTGCTGGGCTGGACCGACCAGGGCCTGCCCTTCGACGTTGCGGTGCATCTCGGCACCCTGGCCGCGGTGGTGTTCTATTTCCGTCACGAGCTGTGGCCGATGGCGCGCGACGCGCTCGGCACGCTGCGCGGGCGCGCGCGCACCCCGGACTCGGACCTGGCCTGGTGGGTGGTGCTCGGCACCATCCCCGCGGTCGTCTGCGGTGCCCTGTTCGGCGGCCAGGTCGCGACCCTGGCGCGCTCGCCGCTGGTGATCGCCACCACCACCGCGGCCTTCGGCGTGCTGCTGTGGGTCGCCGACGCGCGCGGCGCGCGCACGCGCGACGAGCGCCACATCGGCTGGCGCGAGGCGCTCATCGTCGGCCTGGCGCAGGCCGTGGCGCTGATTCCTGGCACCTCGCGCTCCGGCATCACCATCACCGCGGCCCTGTTCCTCGGCCTCAACCGCCAGGCCGCGGCGCGCTTCTCCTTCCTGCTGTCCATCCCGGTGATCCTCGCCGCGACCTGCTACGAGCTGCTCAAGCTGGCGCAGGACCCGCAGCCGGCGGACTGGCCGGCGCTGGCGGTGGGCGCGGTCGGCGCGGGCGTGGTGGCTTATATCACCATCCGCGGCTTCATCGCCCTGCTCGGGCGCATGGGCATGGCGCCCTTCGCCGTCTACCGGCTGTTGCTGGCCGCGGTGCTGTTCTGGATCTATCTCTGAGTCGGGCCTGGCCCCGGGGTCAGCCCTCGAGGTCGCGCGGGCAGGCGGCGGTGATGGCGGCGATGCGCAGCTCGCGCAGCTTCTCCCCCAGCGCCTCGCCCGCCAGGCCCGACTCGAGCAGCGGGCCCGGCGCCACGCTCGCTGCAGCCGCCAGCGCCCGGCGCAGCAGCGCGGCCTGCGGATAGGGCGCGTCCTCGAGGCCGGCACGCCCTTTCATGTCGGCCTCGCAGGCGCCGAGAAACTGCTCGAAGCGCTCCGGCCGGCGCAGGGCGTCGCAACCCTCCAGCAGCCTGAGCACGGTCGCCGGCCTGAGCTCCGCGGCGCGGTGGCACAAGCCGTGATAGCGCGCCACGATCTGCGCCAGCTCGCGGTATGCAGTGGGCACCTTGAGCCGCGCGCACAGGCGCTTGAGCAGCGTCACGCTGCGTTCCTCGTGGCCGTGGTGCGCCGGCCAGTACTCGCGCGGCGTGGTGCCCTTGCCCAGGTCGTGGGTGAGCACCGCAAAGCGCGCCTCGGCGTCGAGACCCAGGCGCGCGGCCGCGCGCAGGCACAGCAGCAGGTGCCGGCCGGTATCCACCTCGGGATGCCAGCGCGCCGGCTGCGGCACGCCGAACAGGGCGTCGAGCTCCGGGAACACCACCGCCAGCGCGCCGCAGTCGCGCAGCACGCGCACGAACTGGTCCGGGTGCTGCGTCTCCAGCGCGCGGCGCGTCTCCTGCCACACGCGCTCCGGCACCAGCGCGTCCACCTCGCCGGCCGCCACCATGTCACGCATCAGCGCCAGGGTGTCCTCGGCCACGGTGAAGCCCTGCGCGGCGAAGCGCGCGGCCAGGCGCGCCGTGCGCAGGATGCGCACCGGGTCCTCGGCGAAGGCGGGCGAGACGTGGCGCAGCAGGCGTGCCTCCAGGTCCGCGCGGCCACCCCAGGGATCGACCAGGGTGCCGTCGGCGGCGCGCGCCATGGCGTTGATGGTGAGGTCGCGCCGCTGCAGGTCCTCCTCCAGCGTCACCTCCGGCGAAGCGTTCACGACGAAGCCGCGGTAGCCCGGCCCCGTCTTGCGCTCGGTGCGCGCCAGGGCGTACTCCTCGCCCGTCTCCGGGTGCAGGAACACCGGGAAGTCGCGTCCCACCGCCTTGAAACCGGCGCGCTCCATGTCCGCCTGCGTCGCGCCCACCACGACCCAGTCGCGGTCGCCCACCGGGAGGCCCAGCAGTTCATCGCGCACGGCGCCGCCGACGAGGTAGGTTTCCATGGCGGCATTGTATACGCGGGGTTGGACCGCACAGCATGCCGGGCCGCAGGCCCAGACGCACGCGGCGCCGGACCGCACACGGCGCCCTTCACTCGGAAGTCTTTATCTCGTTCAGTGCGCCGTGTGCGTTCCGGCGCCGCTGCCGATGCCCTGCTGCCGGCGCTCTGGGTCCCTGCTATCTTGACGCGCATGAAGCTTCGCCTTCCCAAGCGGCCGCAGCGCGTCGGCGTCGCACCGTTGCTGTTGCCGATGCTGTTGCTGCTGCTGCCACTGGCGGGCTGCAGCACTGCGGGGTACTACGCCCAGGCGGTGTCCGGCCATCTCGGGCTCATGGCCGCGCGCGAGCCCATCGACGAGGTCATCGCCGATCCCGCCACGCCCGCGGCGGTGCGCGAGCGGCTCGAGCTGGCGCAGGCCGCGCGCCGCTTCGCCATCGACGAGCTGGGCCTGCCCGACAACGGCAGCTACACCCGCTACGTGCAGCTCGACCGTCCCGCCGTGGTCTACAACGTCTACGCCGCGCCCGCCTTCTCGCTCGAGCCGAAGCGCTGGTGCTTCCCGATCGCCGGCTGCGTCGTCTATCGCGGCTATTTCAAGCGCGCGGACGCCGAGCGCACCGCCGCGCGGCTGGAAGCGGACGGCTGGGACACCTGGGTCGGCGGCGCGTCGGCGTACTCCACGCTGGGCCGCTTCGAGGACCCGGTGCTCTCGAGCATGCTGTATCGCGACGACGCCCGCCTGGCCGGCCTGCTGTTCCACGAGCTCGCGCACCAGCGGCTCTACGTCAAGGACGACTCGGCGTTCAACGAGGCTTTCGCCACCACCGTCGAGGAAGAGGGCGTGCGCCGCTGGCTGCTCGCCACCGGGCGCGAGGAAGACCTGGCGACATGGCGCGAATCGCGCCGCCGTGCCGCGGCCTTCCAGTTCCTCCTCGCCCGCACCCGCGGCCAGCTGCAGGCGCTGTACGCCTCCGGCGCCGACGAGCCCGAGATGCGCGCCGGCAAGGCCGCCGCGTTCGCGCAGCTCGAGGCCGAGTACCGCGCGCTCAAGGCCTCGTGGGACGGCTGGACCGGCTTCGACCGCTGGTTCGAGGCGCCGCTGAACAACGCCCGCCTGATTCCCTCGGCCACCTACCGCGGGCTGGTCCCGGCCTTCCGCCTGCTGCTGGTGGAGGCCGACGGGGACCTCGAGGCCTTCTATACGGCGGCCGAGCGGCTCGGCAACCTGCCGCAGGCGGAGCGCGACGCCGAGATGCGACGCCTGCTCGCCACGGCCGCGCAGCGCTGACCCCGGCTCCATCGCTACCGGTGACCCTGCTCCTGGCCGCGGGGCCGGGCCGTGCAAGGCGCCCTTCGTTCGGAAATCTTTATCTCACTCAGTGCGCCTTGCACGTCCCGGCCCCGCTGCCATGTTTCAGGGGGCGGGGTTCGGTTGCGCACCGGAGTTTCGGGGTCAGGGCCGACGGTTCCGGTCTGGGAGCGGCGGGCTGGCGGCGGCCTCGGCGGTGCCGTGCGCCAGCGAATCCTTACGCGTGCAACCCAGCAGCGGGGCCGGGACGTGCAATGCTCACCGAGCGATATTGAAATTTTTTGAGCGAGGGGAGCATTGCACGTCCCGGCCCCGCGGTCAGGTCTTCAAGGCGAAGGGTCCCGGTGCGGTCGCGGCGGCACCGGCTGCATGACGTCGGCCAGGCGCGCCGTCTGCCCGGTCATGCGCCAGTGGAACACCGCCTCGGCCGCCAGCACCCGCTGCACGTAGGCGCGGGTCTCGCTGTAGGGCACCGAGTCGACCCAGGCGTCGGCCGGCAGGGCGGCGTTTTCCGGCAGCCAGCGGTCGACGCGGCTTGGCCCGGCGTTGTAGGCGGCCGTGGCGAGCACGCGGTGGCCGTCGTAACGCGCCAGCATGTCGGCCAGGTAGGTGGTGCCGAGGGTGATGTTGGTGTCGGGGTCGATGAGCGTCGGGCTGCCGTTCCAGGGCAGGCCCGCGCGGCGCGCCAGCTGGCGCCCGGTGGCCGGCATGAGCTGCATCAGCCCGAGGGCGCCGGCGCTGGAGCGGGCGTCGGGTACGAACAGGCTTTCGCTGCGCGCCACGCCGTACACCCATGCGCTGTGGATGCCGGCGCGCTGGCTGCGTTCTTCGAACAGCGGCCGCCAGGCCAGCGGGAAGCGCAGCTCGAGGGCGTCGTGCGCGGCGGCGCTGCTGGCCGCGGTGATGGCGCGCGAGTACCAGCCCCAGCGTTGCGCGATGATGGCTGCCTGGGTGCGCTCGTCCGGGGACATGCGCGCCAGCGCCTGCTGCCACTCGAGACGGCCGTAGGACTCGAGGCCGACGTGGAACAGCTCGCGGCTGCGGATGATGTCCGGGCGCTGCTCGAGCGTGGCGATCACTTCGTCGCGGGCCGGCACCGGGTCGGCGCTCCAGCGGTAGTCGGCGCCGAGCCGGTCGGCGGCCATGAAGCTGTAATAGCCGCGCTCGCCGGCGAGGGAGGCGTAGACCATGCGCGCCTGGTCGCTGCGGCCGGTGGCCTCGAGCATGCGCGCCAGCCAGTAGCGCCATACGGGTTCTCCTGCTGCGTCGGCGGACAGCGCCGCGAGGGCGTGCTCCACCGCGGCCCAGTGCTGCTGGCGCAGCGCCACGCGCACGGCCCAGGCCCGCGTGTCTGC
This window harbors:
- a CDS encoding undecaprenyl-diphosphate phosphatase — protein: MDLVQALVLAVVQGFTEFLPISSSGHLVLVPVVLGWTDQGLPFDVAVHLGTLAAVVFYFRHELWPMARDALGTLRGRARTPDSDLAWWVVLGTIPAVVCGALFGGQVATLARSPLVIATTTAAFGVLLWVADARGARTRDERHIGWREALIVGLAQAVALIPGTSRSGITITAALFLGLNRQAAARFSFLLSIPVILAATCYELLKLAQDPQPADWPALAVGAVGAGVVAYITIRGFIALLGRMGMAPFAVYRLLLAAVLFWIYL
- a CDS encoding multifunctional CCA addition/repair protein; the encoded protein is METYLVGGAVRDELLGLPVGDRDWVVVGATQADMERAGFKAVGRDFPVFLHPETGEEYALARTERKTGPGYRGFVVNASPEVTLEEDLQRRDLTINAMARAADGTLVDPWGGRADLEARLLRHVSPAFAEDPVRILRTARLAARFAAQGFTVAEDTLALMRDMVAAGEVDALVPERVWQETRRALETQHPDQFVRVLRDCGALAVVFPELDALFGVPQPARWHPEVDTGRHLLLCLRAAARLGLDAEARFAVLTHDLGKGTTPREYWPAHHGHEERSVTLLKRLCARLKVPTAYRELAQIVARYHGLCHRAAELRPATVLRLLEGCDALRRPERFEQFLGACEADMKGRAGLEDAPYPQAALLRRALAAAASVAPGPLLESGLAGEALGEKLRELRIAAITAACPRDLEG
- the tsaD gene encoding tRNA (adenosine(37)-N6)-threonylcarbamoyltransferase complex transferase subunit TsaD yields the protein MKVLGIETSCDETGVAVVDSEAGLLAHALYSQVRLHAEFGGVVPELASRDHVRKLLPLVEKVLAEAGLAPAQIDGVAYTTGPGLIGALLVGACAGRSLAWAWGVPAVGVHHMEGHLLAPMLESPAPEFPFIALLVSGGHSMLVEVRGLGEYRVLGETLDDAAGEAFDKTAKVLGLGYPGGPALAQLASSGGPGRVSLPRPMLKRPGLDFSFSGLKTAVITGIRDLELDERARADVAWEFQEAIVEVLVGKSLRAVQQTGIRRLVIAGGVGANRRLRERLAADAAAAGAEVFYPRLEFCTDNGAMIAYAGMLRLKAGETASSSIEARARWDLETLRPPGASV
- the folB gene encoding dihydroneopterin aldolase → MDTIFLNDLRVETVIGIYDWERRIRQTVSINLEIAADIRRAAASDSIEDTLNYKAVAKRLIEFVEGSSFQLVETLAERIAGIVVTEFDVSRVKVTLNKPGAIRGARDVGVCIERTTADFHA
- a CDS encoding aminopeptidase; its protein translation is MKLRLPKRPQRVGVAPLLLPMLLLLLPLAGCSTAGYYAQAVSGHLGLMAAREPIDEVIADPATPAAVRERLELAQAARRFAIDELGLPDNGSYTRYVQLDRPAVVYNVYAAPAFSLEPKRWCFPIAGCVVYRGYFKRADAERTAARLEADGWDTWVGGASAYSTLGRFEDPVLSSMLYRDDARLAGLLFHELAHQRLYVKDDSAFNEAFATTVEEEGVRRWLLATGREEDLATWRESRRRAAAFQFLLARTRGQLQALYASGADEPEMRAGKAAAFAQLEAEYRALKASWDGWTGFDRWFEAPLNNARLIPSATYRGLVPAFRLLLVEADGDLEAFYTAAERLGNLPQAERDAEMRRLLATAAQR
- a CDS encoding pteridine reductase, yielding MALVTGGARRIGAAVAEALHEAGAAVAVHYRGSAAAAEALVARLNARRDASALALQADLLDTPALPRLVAQVADAFGGLDVLVNNASSFYPTPVGTITEQHWDELVGSNLKAPLFLAQAAAPWLRQRGGLIVNLVDVHARRPMARHPVYCAAKAGLEMLTYSLALELGPEVRVNGVAPGAILWPEAGVGEAEKTATLAGIPLRRTGTPQDIAACVLYLAGPGAYVNGQVIAVDGGRHLGF
- a CDS encoding S41 family peptidase, translating into MLMLASGALAACGSSSDSSIVGPPIGECSVAAQNQAIYDTMQQYYLWYEELPNVDPTSFSSQQALLDALRFQPLDRFSYLTTVAEEEALFGSSQFIGVGFRSQASEDLTAQVVLDVFEDGPADLVGLVRGSRILAVDGVPIAEILASGTFSEALGPAEVGYEFELTFEQPGGAVVTATLSKDVVTIPPVTAARVFQVNGQNTGYLVFRNFVTPGVAALDEVFAEFRLAGVTQLIVDLRYNGGGLVSVVEHFADLLASRIAPSQPFASYQYNDKNTDRDRTFFLDSTAPPEALLLDKLVFITTEATASASEMLVNGIPPYLPTSTAVVGAPSFGKPVGQLGFTICENVLRPVSFAVVNGLGVGDYFDGLPVDCPAADDTAFGFGEAGEESFDAAVHWLQFGFCPQTTMQAEMLMDRVPDAEGPQPMWRLNDAY
- a CDS encoding transglycosylase SLT domain-containing protein — translated: MPHIGLLILLALLSAGTPASANMASDARLEAQREVFRAVLPLAEAGQWAGVDARLAELDGYPLLPDLRAAWLRSRLGQVPDAEVAQFLAAHAELGFAPALRRQWAASLARRKAWRDYLALYEAHYAGTRDTVLECHAFTARIALGRSEGLEDAVRARWTAPTSQPDACDPAFAWFAARDGIDDATRRARMELALEAGEFRLARWLARPLGDAALAEVTRWQAVHDDPVGRLRTPSGRRDDPRQRALVLYGFRRMASTHPDIAAEHWPAFREHFAFTPGEQAAIDRRIALVHAWRHLPEAARLLEALPEASRDADTRAWAVRVALRQQHWAAVEHALAALSADAAGEPVWRYWLARMLEATGRSDQARMVYASLAGERGYYSFMAADRLGADYRWSADPVPARDEVIATLEQRPDIIRSRELFHVGLESYGRLEWQQALARMSPDERTQAAIIAQRWGWYSRAITAASSAAAHDALELRFPLAWRPLFEERSQRAGIHSAWVYGVARSESLFVPDARSSAGALGLMQLMPATGRQLARRAGLPWNGSPTLIDPDTNITLGTTYLADMLARYDGHRVLATAAYNAGPSRVDRWLPENAALPADAWVDSVPYSETRAYVQRVLAAEAVFHWRMTGQTARLADVMQPVPPRPHRDPSP
- the folK gene encoding 2-amino-4-hydroxy-6-hydroxymethyldihydropteridine diphosphokinase; protein product: MPEVFVGAGSNIEPRKHLGAGLRALAEHFGLLRLSPVYRNSAVGFEGEDFLNLVISFETEAPVGAVAAVLARIEADNGRQRGEAKFAPRSLDLDLLLYGDVAGMVDGIELPRDEITRYAFVLKPLADLVPDQAHPVLGRSYAELWEEFDDTRHPLERVAGDFAAEVAL
- a CDS encoding class I SAM-dependent methyltransferase; the protein is MSSNPADWPAPDADARTRSAALLATLRAETVRAGGAISFRRFMEAALYAPGLGYYSGGAAKLGPAGDFVTAPELSPLFGRCVARQARAVLEAIGGGAVLELGGGSGALAEAALAEVGELRWLMLEPSPELRQRQQQRLGDRAEWLDTLPQDFRGVILANEVADALPVERFTVQAGEVHALGVRFDADGVPAWALLPPAPELAAAVRALETARGAPFPDGYVSEFSPLLQPWVCSLADSLAAGLLLVIDYGLPRAELYAPERSMGTLMCHYRHRAHDDPFLWPGLQDITAWVDFTAMTEAGVERGLTLEGYTTQAAFLAGNGLEAMLQEGGSTAGIMQAQQARRLLLPAEMGERFRVLGLSRALAPALDGFGLLDLANRL